The Biomphalaria glabrata chromosome 15, xgBioGlab47.1, whole genome shotgun sequence region taattgggtatagctgcaagacaGATTGGATTcaaagttttccttctcctagattgAAAGCCAGGCAAAGTTAACAAGCCTAAAAGAAGCTTACTGATTTAGGCGCCACCTTtgattcttctcctgtctagcATTAAGGTATAGTAAGTCTAGTTTTGCATAGCTTCAGTTTTATATTTTCCACAGGAATGGTCGTTTATTTCAAACAGAAGGGGGAAAATGTAATTACGTGTTTTAAAGGTCCGTTCAGGAGTCACCGTGATCTGTTATTACAGTTTAAACCTACTAATAATAGTCATCAACATTCGTGTTCGGTTGACTTAGACTTGTAGTTAGACGCACCAATCGATACTCAGCTGACTTGTTGCTTACTCTCAGCACTCTACGCTCAGAAATCTATGATTCACTGTAAACGTTTGACTTTTTGCTACATATGTTACTGACGATGTGTACCAACTGGCAAATGTATATACAACGCTGGAAATGAGACGTTAAAAGAAGATTGAATAGCATTCATATCCAGGGCATTCTAAACGATTTCCTAAAAGGCAGGGCTGCAGAGTGTGCAATAAGTTAACCAAAACATCGTCAGgtgttaagttaaaaaaaaaaaaaaggatcacaAGGACAAACGTATTGATATTGAGGATTTTTTACGctcaactaaacaatgtcaaggacgcctaACTGAATGTCACGTTACcagctaaatataaaaaatgacttacaaacagaagagcttagacaattttaaaaataaaaattttcaattaaaaaaaaacaacatagcttaacatttcttttaaaaataaaagctagctatttatagtttttcctaGATGAAATTCTCGCCTCCCTGTGGTTTTATGACTAACATAGCTGACAGCTTTCTATAGCTACAAATCTgaatcatcatctttcctttgcctTCCTCGTGGagcatagggcctcagtaaaaacatgccactctccacggtctcttgctattTTTTTGTAATGGCTTCCCAgttctttcctgtcctctcggcttatTTCCCAGCACAATGTAATTGGTCACCATTGTGGAGCTCTACTCGCGCTTCTATCATTAAtcctatcttcttatcttatatgatacagacgttacttaaaaaaagaagaagattacgtcctacgcgtcatgcatttagtcatgcatattaaccaatgacttaaattctgccaagtcactggttttcctggctagctcaggcaacccattccatgctctaatagcactagggaagaaggagcttttgtacaaatcttTGTTTTCGctatagttttcattttttaagccTATCTCACAATCCCAATGTCTCGAGGAGGGTGATGCACTTTTTGTCTGGCCTCTTTCCTGTCCGGCTTGGTAGTACCTGCCAGGAGCGATGAGCTCCCGCCGGTATAGCTCTGAGGATTATTGAGGCACACAAGCTGTCACACAGCGGTAAGGTATGTGCATCAGTTGAAATCCTTCCTATTCTAACATATTCTAGAAGATTTACTGATAGAAAAACTACTGGGGAAAAATGTACGGTACATAATGTACGTGCGGTACATGCTCCGCTTTTTTGGTTTAGTTTTCCGACAGATATTGGCTTAAAGAGTGAAAATATCTGGCTTTTACACTTTTTGCATATTATGTATTCATTTTATATCTTCTTGTTTAAATACACAAACTCTCTTATAACTGCTGAATCGTCTTGTATACAATACTTAAAAGACAggatgttttattgtttaactaAAACTGCAGCTTGAACTCATATACAGGACAGAAAGACGACGGTTTTATTTTGGCCAACTTTCTTCATGAACAGTTGTCTTTTCTTTAACGCTGTCCAACAGTTCCAGCACAGCACGGCGATCAAAGGatgaaataggcctacttccCACGAAGTACAATCTCAAGATACATTATATTTCGGAGAATGACGAACTAATGCGAAAATCTCTTTTTCTGAGAAATGAGTTTCATTGAATGCATTGTAggcctaccttttttttttttgctgttgttgtaatgtttaattttactttGTTCTGGTCTTTACAGGTGTCTGGTAACACTATACTTTGCATTACAGCCATTTCACAAcggccacaaagacaattttaacAATTGTTCTAAGAGCGTTGTAAAAGAGAAATAGATCATGTACCAATATCGGTACTCAAATAGGTATTTTTCCCACTAAGTACAATCAGAAAACGTGCTTTGTCTGAGAAATACGATACTCTCAATCTAATGGTTTTAGAGCCTATGAATTTTTCCGACAAGTTTCATCAAATACATTGCAATCCTCGTTTTAAAATTGTACTTTGTCAtgtgtcctccttttttttcatGCAGGTGGTTGATAACCCTATACATAGCATTCCATCCATTTTAAAACCTCCCCCGTGGCAGCCCATTATTAAATTACTAATTAGGCAAATTTAAGGATAATGTGGTTGTTTTGTTAAGTACTTGTAAATCACGTGTGATAATCACGTTTTTCTGTCATTTTGCTAAGCATTTTGTTTGTGATGGGGATTGGTTGGTTTTTGGAAATTGGTTAACGAAATATAAAGCATGAGTGTGTCACCTTGCCCCAGGTAATAGATCCTTCAAAGAGAATCTCCAGGAAGAGAGATAACGTCGTGCGAACAATCTTTACTGAACTCATAGTCATGGAGAGCTTCCTTGACACATTGGAGTAAGTCCTTGGATACATCATTTCTAAAGCAGTGCCGGCGTTAATAATGTGTACAGAGTTCTTGGAGTTGGTCTGAGTAAATCCAACctggaaacaaacaaaatatttgtaaaaatctttaaaaaaaattcaaaacctttatctaagggaaataaccatAAAAAAGCCTACCGAATATCTCATTACTACAGGAATAAACTCccttttttcatgtaaaattaaataaattaattactactaattgattaagtcattggttatttttttttagtaattcaTATATTTTCATCAGActaaataattataacaaaTTTCAAGTTGATCTAAGAATGTGATGTGTACCTATCGTgaataaggggaataattccACATATACAGCTAAATCTCTCAATAAATACCACTTAATTCACTTTtcgatacaaaaaaatataataataataataattgtgtaGAGTATGAtctaagaatgggtgtgggagaaataaaacgTTGGTGTTAGCTTAACATGACCTTGCATCGGTTCACAGTTTACAAACCTTTCTGCTCATCAGATCCCTCAAAGTTAATTTGTTGATGATATAATCTTTGCAAATGCAACACACCTGAAACACAGTCCTGGTCATAAACACACactttgtaaaatttaaaaaattacaaatgttGAATGTGAGTTAGATTATAACCAGTTCAGAATCTACCTACAGGCAAGACAAGACATAGCTTAtggcccccaagaaatatttagaactGACATATAATAACCTGCTaagtgtgcagccaaacattcagTGCTCAGAAAGGTCTCACCAGCACGACGAGGGGGCTCTAAACCCCAGTGAAAATCTCTCAGTCttctggatgacaaaagtgggtCATCATCGCACCACGATGGACTTTTTGTATGTCTCTTAGACTCTCTTTATGTAAATATGATCCTATTATAAGTTATGCccctttatattatattatcgtatctaatcttatataatacagacgttacttcaaaaaagaagatgattacgtcatgcatttagtcaagcatattaaccaatgacctaaattctgctaagtcactggttttcctggctggctcaggcaacccatgattaacacgcatgactagattgacttaggaacacgcgtaggacgtaatcatcttctttttttttagtagcgtctttatttcataagataataAGTTGATGTGATTATGTTAAATGTTTTGACTATTTTATGTAAATGATATTGTTTTATGCATTAGGCTCCCTATGCCCTTTCATCTTATGTGATTGAATTAAACCTATATGTCATGTCTCTTTTGTTGATACAATACAAACGAGGACATTGGGCCAAAGATGGCTGAATAAACATCTTCATGTTACTTAAATATcgttcattttaattttcttcactTCAACTTATTGAATTTTATTCGTTTTCTCTACATTCCCACCACTGTCTAGTTACATGGAATATAAGAACACAAATGAACCAAGACACAGAGAAACGCTTGTAGTTTCTACACTCCAAGCAGACGAGAAATATGACACACATGTGTTCCATAGACAAGAAAAACTTTGCATATTTGGTCTTCTTCGAAATggtcctaagagttgagtctaagactcttggaactctaggcctatggaagcttgtcctgagagttgagtctaagactcttggaactctaggtctatggaagcttgtccttagagttgagtctaagactcttggaactctaggcctatggaagcttgtcctaagagttgagtctaagactcttggaactctaggcctatggaagcttgtcctaagagtttagtctaagactcttggaacataaggcctatggaagcttgtcctaagagttgagtcttaGACGCTTGGAAcactaggcctatggaagcttgtcctgagagttgagtctaagactcttggaaccctgggcctatggaagcttgtcctaagagttgagtatatgactcttggaactctaggcctaatGAAGCTTGCTTccatctgcctgtctgaacaaacttcaGTCTGGGAAAAATTCAAACCAATGTGTAACACTCCATCCCTATTCATGTTATCGATGGCTTTTTATAAGCCAAGTAATAATCTCTGGTCTCATTTGATAAAATACAAATCAGAGTTTTGgttgtgtttaaaaaagaaacaacaacagtttcatgcgaaaatactaaaaaaaccTGATATATTCATTATACTTATTATATCACTTTTAATAGAGTTAAATTTTTGTcggaattttttaattattattttttaatcttttatcTTATGAGAGCTAAAGGGAAGTAATTCTTACCTCCTCCATTACTTCTGCTTCATGAACAAGTTTCTGTTTCTGAAGTCGAGGCACAAAAAGTTTCCCGACAGCCTTTTTGAAACCCGCTCCAATTTTCTTCCCCACAAATTGCGCCCCTTTGGCGAATGTCAGCAGAGTTATCTCTTTTTTGTCATCGTCGAGGTCGGATAGCCTCGAGGAAGAATTCCTTCGCATGCGTCTTCTTGCGGCGTTCGAAACGGACGAATCGCAAGAAGACGAACTAAGCCTCCTTTCTCGAGAATACGCAGCCGGCGGCGCTAAAAGCGACGGGCTTCTATTGGTAGGCTGCCCTTCTTTGTCGCATAGAGAGTTCTGAGGTGTCAGACTCCCATATTTGGGCGCatggttattattattgttggtgTTATTGTGTGGCGATGACAGGGGGCTATAATCTCCGTTTCTCAGTGTGTTTGCACTGTCTTCATTTTGCCTCCTCGTGGGCGTTTCAGGAGCCA contains the following coding sequences:
- the LOC106057160 gene encoding uncharacterized protein LOC106057160; the encoded protein is MFATGMAPETPTRRQNEDSANTLRNGDYSPLSSPHNNTNNNNNHAPKYGSLTPQNSLCDKEGQPTNRSPSLLAPPAAYSRERRLSSSSCDSSVSNAARRRMRRNSSSRLSDLDDDKKEITLLTFAKGAQFVGKKIGAGFKKAVGKLFVPRLQKQKLVHEAEVMEEVCCICKDYIINKLTLRDLMSRKVGFTQTNSKNSVHIINAGTALEMMYPRTYSNVSRKLSMTMSSVKIVRTTLSLFLEILFEGSITWGKVVSMFTVAGLFAEECASQGHADFVQEVVHVVVDYTGSSLLPWLVQQGGWDAFPLPGCSQNSRLSKLRLLIVACGATAVAVSSSSILDFW